The following coding sequences are from one Microtus ochrogaster isolate Prairie Vole_2 chromosome 14 unlocalized genomic scaffold, MicOch1.0 chr14_random_1, whole genome shotgun sequence window:
- the Atg13 gene encoding autophagy-related protein 13 encodes MASGWCLLGSVRNSSGIIFDRISSISILKSGWVVVMMDFNSSVIFDCVFCFQTVQVIVQARLGEKICTRSSSSPTGSDWVNSYSLLMAVYTVVSVKRNEYKMFYCCIRHTAGDSMELEIWCLEMNEKCDKEIKVSYTVYNRLSLLLKSLLAITRVTPAYRLSRKQGHEYVILYRIYFGEVQLNGLGEGMYVFRPETFVVLRANFKDEPSCYLDINFLTYIPAFPKPCWCTFLSWLPSSSIHCSLLLHSRTGEDAGVTYPSVEDSQEVCTTSFSTSPPSQCVFTVTKAHSQTPPPVLTDTLRVPVAGLAFSHQLSSSRLSYQPTVLGLGSADLAYPVVFTAGLNTTYAHQLMVPGKEGGVPLAPSQPAHGTQADQERPVTHTPSEGTHCAATPSSSEDTETVSNSSEGRASPHDVLETVFVRKVGAFVNKPINQVALTSLDIPFAMFAPKNLELEDADPMVNPPDSPETTSPLHGSLHSDGSSGGSSGNPHDDFVVLDFKPAFSKDDILPMDLGTFYREFQNPPQLSSLSIDIGAQSMAEDLDSLPEKLAVHEKNVREFDAFVETLQ; translated from the exons TTATTTTTgattgtgtgttttgttttcagactgtCCAAGTAATTGTCCAGGCTCGACTTGGTGAAAAGATTTGCACCCGTTCATCTTCTTCCCCAACGGGTTCTGATTGGGTAAATTCCTATTCTTTGCTAATGGCTGTGTATACTGTGGTGTCTGTCAAAAggaatgaatataaaatgttctaCTGCTGTATAAGGCATACTGCC GGAGACTCCATGGAGTTGGAAATTTGGTGTcttgaaatgaatgaaaa GTGTGACAAAGAAATCAAAGTTTCCTATACTGTATACAACAGACTGTCACTGCTGCTGAAGTCTCTTCTTGCTATAACAAGGGTGACACCAGCCTACAGACTCTCGAGAAAACAAGGGCATGAATATGTAATATTGTACAG GATTTATTTTGGGGAAGTTCAACTGAATGGTTTAGGAGAAGGTATGTATGTATTCAGGCCAGAAACATTTGTAGTGTTAAGAGCTAATTTCAAAGATGAGCCCAGCTGCTACTTGGATAT AAACTTCTTGACATATATCCCGGCTTTTCCTAAGCCCTGTTGGTGTACTTTCTTAAGTTGGCTACCGTCATCATCAATTCActgttctctcctcctccactctAGAACTGGTGAGGATGCTGGAGTCACATACCCGTCAGTGGAAGACTCTCAGGAAGTCTGTACCACCTCTttttccacctcccctccctcccag TGTGTGTTTACTGTCACAAAGGCACATTCTCAGACCCCTCCTCCTGTGCTGACGGACACTCTGAGGGTCCCCGTGGCAGGACTGGCCTTTTCCCATCAA CTCTCAAGCTCTCGCCTTTCCTATCAGCCTACTGTCCTGGGCCTTGGATCGGCTGACCTGGCTTATCCAGTAGTGTTTACTGCTGGCTTAAACACTACATACGCTCACCAG CTGATGGTTCCTGGAAAGGAAGGTGGGGTACCTCTTGCTCCCAGCCAGCCTGCTCATGGCACCCAGGCTGATCAGGAGAGACCGGTGACTCACACACCTTCTGAGGGAACCCACTGTGCTGCCACGCCATCTAGCAG tgAGGACACTGAGACTGTATCTAACAGCAGTGAGGGACGGGCCTCACCCCACGATGTCTTGGAGACTGTCTTTGTCCGAAAAGTGGGAGCATTTGTCAACAAACCCATCAACCAG GTGGCCCTGACAAGTTTGGACATACCCTTTGCCATGTTTGCTCCCAAGAATTTGGAGCTGGAGGATGCTGATCCTATG GTGAATCCCCCGGACTCCCCAGAGACCACGTCTCCTCTCCACGGCAGCCTGCACTCTGATGGCTCCAGCGGGGGCAGCAGTGGCAATCCACATGACGACTTTGTTGTGCTTGACTTT aaacctgCTTTTTCTAAAGATGACATTCTTCCGATGGACTTGGGGACCTTTTACCGTGAATTTCAGAATCCCCCTCAGCTGAGCAGCCTCTCCATAGATATTGGAGCCCAGTCTATGGCGGAAGACTTG GATTCTTTACCAGAGAAACTGGCTGTGCATGAGAAGAATGTCCGAGAATTTGATGCCTTTGTTGAAACCCTGCAGTAA